From Paludisphaera rhizosphaerae, the proteins below share one genomic window:
- a CDS encoding NAD(+)/NADH kinase: MATTPESAGPGPAGLPPLRLMLLGNGSRDEARQYVERVETAVRTVPDFDLVGIDLTANSDLTRCPADVAIVVGGDGTVLHTVRRMDGRPTPVLGVNAGRLGFLADLTIETFLERLPDLASRRFTIENLMTMSVTVTSVKGPTRVFRALNDAVIRAAPYFKIIEIGLSIDGESVMSYRGDGLIVATPVGSTAHSLSAGGPILPPNAHMFVVTPICAHTLTQRPLVDGGHKTYELTSHGEGIATILVVDGQIQIPLQDGDRVTIRRGDPPFPIVRLPGHSFYRTLRDKLGWGTYPVGDRGPRS, encoded by the coding sequence ATGGCGACGACCCCCGAAAGCGCCGGTCCCGGACCGGCCGGCCTCCCTCCCCTGCGGCTGATGCTCCTGGGGAACGGCAGCCGCGATGAGGCGCGACAATACGTCGAACGCGTCGAGACGGCCGTCCGCACCGTGCCGGACTTCGACCTGGTCGGCATCGACCTGACGGCGAACTCCGACCTCACCCGTTGCCCGGCCGACGTCGCCATCGTCGTCGGCGGCGACGGCACGGTCCTGCACACGGTCCGTCGCATGGACGGCCGGCCCACGCCCGTCCTGGGCGTCAACGCCGGCCGGCTCGGGTTCCTCGCCGACCTGACGATCGAGACCTTCCTGGAACGCCTCCCCGACCTCGCCTCACGCCGGTTCACGATCGAGAACCTGATGACGATGTCGGTGACCGTGACCTCGGTGAAAGGCCCGACGCGCGTCTTCCGGGCCCTCAACGACGCCGTCATCCGCGCCGCGCCCTACTTCAAGATCATCGAGATCGGACTCTCGATCGACGGCGAGAGCGTGATGAGCTACCGGGGCGACGGCCTGATCGTGGCCACGCCGGTCGGCTCGACGGCCCACAGCCTCTCCGCCGGCGGGCCGATCCTCCCCCCCAACGCCCACATGTTCGTGGTGACGCCGATCTGCGCCCACACGCTCACCCAGCGCCCGCTGGTCGACGGCGGCCACAAGACCTATGAGCTGACGTCCCACGGCGAGGGGATCGCCACGATCCTCGTGGTGGACGGCCAGATCCAGATCCCCCTCCAGGACGGCGACCGCGTGACGATCCGCCGTGGCGACCCGCCCTTCCCCATCGTCCGCCTCCCCGGGCACAGCTTCTACCGCACCCTTCGCGACAAGCTCGGCTGGGGAACCTATCCCGTCGGCGACCGCGGGCCGAGGTCGTAG
- a CDS encoding zinc-binding dehydrogenase — protein MKAILLRDLGGPDLLRLEDVRDPEPGPGEAIVRLKAAALNHRDVWIRTGAYAGIKLPIIMGSDGAGVVEAVGEGADAALVGREVVINPSLDWGADERFFGPKFRILGLPDNGTYALLVKVPAGNIHPKPTGLGWDEAAAIPLAGLTAYRALVSRAATKAGEAVFIPGIGGGVATFALLFAKKLGARVFVSSGSPEKLERAKALGADGGVCYKDSDWAAKLREMSGGEGVDVVIDGVGGETYNECLDLLRPGGRLVNFGATTGPVPKVETRRIFWKQLNLLGTTMGSPADFAAMLEQFADGSLRPVVDRVFPLADAAAAHRHMDEAGQFGKIVLEIG, from the coding sequence ATGAAAGCCATCCTGCTCCGCGATCTGGGCGGTCCCGATCTCCTTCGGTTGGAAGACGTCCGCGATCCCGAGCCGGGTCCGGGCGAGGCGATCGTGCGGCTGAAGGCCGCGGCGCTCAATCACCGCGACGTCTGGATCCGGACCGGAGCGTATGCGGGGATCAAGCTGCCGATCATCATGGGCTCGGATGGGGCGGGGGTCGTCGAGGCGGTCGGCGAGGGGGCCGACGCTGCACTCGTCGGCCGCGAGGTGGTCATCAACCCGAGCCTCGACTGGGGCGCCGACGAACGGTTCTTCGGGCCGAAGTTCCGAATCCTGGGCCTCCCCGACAACGGGACGTACGCCCTGCTCGTGAAGGTCCCGGCGGGGAACATCCACCCCAAGCCGACAGGCCTCGGTTGGGACGAGGCCGCGGCGATTCCGCTTGCGGGGCTGACCGCCTATCGAGCGCTCGTGAGCCGGGCGGCAACGAAAGCCGGCGAGGCCGTCTTCATTCCGGGGATCGGCGGCGGCGTCGCCACGTTCGCGCTGCTGTTCGCGAAGAAGTTGGGTGCGCGCGTCTTCGTCTCGTCCGGCAGTCCTGAGAAGCTTGAACGGGCGAAGGCCCTGGGGGCTGACGGCGGCGTCTGCTACAAGGATTCCGACTGGGCCGCGAAACTCCGCGAGATGAGCGGCGGCGAGGGCGTCGACGTGGTGATCGACGGCGTCGGCGGCGAGACCTATAACGAGTGCCTCGACCTGCTCCGGCCCGGCGGGCGGCTCGTGAACTTCGGCGCGACGACGGGGCCGGTCCCGAAAGTCGAGACGCGACGGATCTTCTGGAAGCAGCTCAACCTGCTGGGGACCACCATGGGTTCGCCGGCCGACTTCGCCGCGATGCTCGAACAGTTCGCCGATGGCTCACTCCGCCCGGTCGTCGACCGCGTCTTCCCCCTGGCCGACGCCGCCGCTGCGCATCGCCACATGGACGAGGCCGGCCAGTTCGGCAAGATCGTGCTGGAGATCGGCTGA
- the dxs gene encoding 1-deoxy-D-xylulose-5-phosphate synthase, translated as MLNPDSILSRIGSPADLKDLSDTELEQLADEMRAELLGVVGRRAAHFASNLGVVELALALHLTYDFSRDRIIWDTGHQIYPHKLITGRAAELHTIRTRGGLMGYPNPAESPYDLFMTGHAGCAPSTALGLKLGDEIMGRGDAHSVAVIGDGAFPSGIVFEALNHASGSRSKLLVILNDNNMSICPPVGGLANTLDRARMSTTYHDWNKRVKSLLPSIPLVGETAERWLQQIKDGVKASLQHGMLFEELGFTYLGPIDGHDLKGLRTYLEKVKAMDGPILLHVLTNKGHGFEPAVKDPVKFHAPNPFTKAKEGIIPLKIASVETYTDAVSAALFDACGRNPHVAVLTAAMCEGNKLQKVRETYPKQFFDVGICESHAVAAAAGMAKAGARPVVDIYSTFLQRSYDQIFQEVSLQNLPVVFCLDRAGVVGADGPTHHGTYDLAYMRIFPNMVVMAPGDRLDVGPMLDFALAHDAPVSLRYPRAATETIAREPQPIEVGQAEVIEWESDGMIVACGAILGTCVRAATILHERYGLNVGVINARFIKPLDKATIGKAIEEAGFVLTVEEGCLAGGFGSAVLEAASDAGLSTQHVRRLGLPDRFIMHAEREEQLAEVGLDVDGIVASAVELARTVGLEFSDLGPGATTVASDPGAANGAPHANGSAIAAGSPTPK; from the coding sequence GCCCTGCACCTGACTTACGACTTCTCGCGCGATCGTATCATCTGGGACACCGGCCACCAGATCTACCCCCACAAGCTCATCACCGGCCGCGCCGCCGAACTGCACACGATCCGGACCAGGGGGGGCCTGATGGGCTACCCCAACCCGGCCGAAAGCCCCTACGACCTGTTCATGACCGGCCACGCCGGCTGCGCCCCCTCGACCGCCCTGGGCCTGAAGCTCGGCGACGAGATCATGGGCCGCGGCGACGCCCACTCCGTGGCGGTCATCGGCGACGGCGCGTTCCCCTCCGGCATCGTCTTCGAGGCCCTGAACCACGCGAGCGGCTCGCGAAGCAAGCTGCTGGTCATCCTCAACGACAACAACATGTCGATCTGCCCGCCGGTCGGCGGCCTGGCCAATACGCTCGACCGGGCGCGGATGTCCACGACCTACCACGACTGGAACAAGCGGGTGAAGTCGCTGCTGCCGTCGATCCCCCTCGTGGGCGAGACGGCCGAGCGCTGGCTCCAGCAGATCAAGGACGGCGTCAAGGCTTCGCTCCAGCACGGGATGCTCTTCGAGGAGCTGGGCTTCACCTACCTCGGCCCCATCGACGGTCACGACCTGAAGGGTCTGCGGACCTACCTTGAGAAGGTCAAGGCGATGGACGGGCCGATCCTGCTCCACGTCCTGACCAACAAGGGCCACGGGTTCGAGCCGGCCGTGAAGGACCCGGTGAAGTTCCACGCCCCGAACCCCTTCACCAAGGCCAAGGAAGGGATCATCCCCCTCAAGATCGCCTCGGTGGAGACCTACACCGACGCCGTCAGCGCCGCCTTGTTCGACGCCTGCGGCCGCAACCCTCATGTCGCCGTCCTGACGGCCGCGATGTGCGAGGGGAACAAGCTTCAGAAGGTCCGCGAAACCTACCCCAAGCAGTTCTTCGACGTCGGCATCTGCGAGAGCCACGCCGTCGCGGCGGCGGCCGGCATGGCCAAGGCCGGCGCGCGGCCGGTCGTCGACATCTACAGCACGTTCCTCCAGCGCTCGTACGACCAGATCTTCCAGGAGGTCTCGCTCCAGAACCTCCCGGTCGTCTTCTGTCTCGACCGCGCCGGGGTGGTCGGTGCCGACGGACCGACCCACCACGGGACGTACGACCTGGCCTACATGCGGATCTTCCCCAACATGGTCGTCATGGCCCCCGGCGACCGTTTGGACGTCGGCCCGATGCTCGACTTCGCCCTCGCCCACGACGCGCCGGTGTCGCTGCGATATCCCCGCGCCGCCACCGAGACGATCGCCCGCGAGCCCCAGCCGATCGAGGTCGGCCAGGCCGAGGTAATCGAGTGGGAAAGCGACGGCATGATCGTGGCCTGCGGCGCGATCCTGGGCACCTGCGTCCGCGCCGCGACGATCCTCCACGAACGGTACGGCCTGAACGTCGGCGTCATCAACGCCCGGTTCATCAAGCCGCTCGACAAGGCGACGATCGGCAAGGCCATCGAGGAAGCCGGGTTCGTCCTGACCGTCGAGGAAGGCTGCCTCGCCGGCGGCTTCGGCTCGGCCGTGCTTGAGGCGGCCAGCGACGCCGGGCTCTCCACCCAGCACGTCCGCCGCCTGGGCCTGCCCGACCGCTTCATCATGCACGCCGAACGCGAGGAGCAACTCGCCGAGGTGGGCCTGGACGTCGACGGCATCGTCGCCTCCGCCGTGGAGCTGGCCCGCACCGTCGGGCTGGAGTTCTCGGACCTTGGCCCCGGAGCGACGACGGTCGCCTCCGATCCAGGGGCGGCGAACGGCGCCCCCCACGCCAACGGATCGGCGATCGCCGCTGGTTCGCCGACCCCGAAGTAA
- a CDS encoding VOC family protein, with product MASEPRKPGEFCWINILSPQPEAAKAFFSSLLGWEYGDIPGMGWFIQAGGSPVGGLFDLEGPNTPPGTPAGIGVMVLVEDADAIAQRAKDLGGDSRPAFDVGPQGRMAEIIAPDGAKIDVWQAKGMASTSADRALPGVPNWIETMTPDAERAARFYTDLFGWTVEKVPNSAVDYSIFKLDGVPAAGLMPRPADLEKVPPHWAVYMTVADADATVKKALELGGTVFVQPRDIPNYGRFAGVMSPQGVHFYIIKHAM from the coding sequence ATGGCGAGCGAGCCTCGGAAGCCGGGCGAATTCTGCTGGATCAACATCCTGAGCCCCCAGCCGGAAGCAGCGAAGGCGTTCTTCAGCAGCCTGCTCGGTTGGGAGTACGGCGACATCCCCGGGATGGGCTGGTTCATCCAGGCCGGAGGAAGCCCCGTCGGCGGGTTGTTCGACCTGGAGGGTCCCAACACCCCGCCGGGCACGCCGGCCGGGATCGGCGTCATGGTGCTGGTTGAGGACGCCGACGCCATCGCCCAGCGGGCGAAGGACCTGGGAGGCGATTCCAGGCCCGCGTTCGACGTCGGCCCCCAGGGGCGAATGGCCGAAATCATCGCCCCCGACGGCGCCAAGATCGACGTCTGGCAAGCGAAAGGGATGGCCAGTACCAGCGCCGACCGCGCACTCCCGGGCGTCCCCAACTGGATCGAGACGATGACCCCCGACGCCGAACGCGCAGCCCGGTTCTACACCGACCTGTTCGGCTGGACGGTCGAGAAGGTCCCGAATTCGGCGGTCGACTATTCGATCTTCAAACTCGACGGCGTCCCCGCCGCGGGACTGATGCCGCGTCCGGCGGACCTGGAAAAAGTTCCGCCGCACTGGGCCGTCTACATGACGGTCGCCGACGCCGACGCAACGGTGAAGAAGGCCCTCGAACTCGGCGGCACGGTCTTCGTCCAGCCGCGCGACATCCCCAACTACGGCCGCTTCGCCGGAGTGATGTCGCCCCAGGGGGTGCATTTTTACATCATCAAGCACGCGATGTAG